Sequence from the Bacillus sp. es.036 genome:
TCATATACTGAGTACATTCTCAAAACTATACGCCGGCTGTATGTCGGCTTTATTTTTTCTCCCATCCCAAACTAATAGATCAAAAATCAGAAGATTATATCCGGGCGTATCATGACCAGTCAAGGATCTTCAGACCTTATTTGAATCCTATGAGACGAGGAAACTGTCCTTCCGTTAGCCGAGAATTAGCTTAAGGAGTGAATGAGTATTATGAAAGAATTTGAAGATGAATTTAGTGAATTACAAGCAGATATGATTTCTATATGTATGGAGTATGTTGAGGACAAAGCAGATAAAGTATATGTTTATGGTTCAAGTGAAGAGGGAATTATTTCTGCTAATTTTTTATATCTAATTAATAATAGTTATGTTGAACCTCATAAATTGAATGAAGCTGTAAAGGATGGAACGGGGGAGTATGATGTATCTCCAAAACGTCAGTCTATGGTATTACGTATAATATGTGAAGATATCCAAAAAGTAAAATTATTGTGCAAGGAATATGAAAGAGATATGCCAACAGAAATGAAATTAATTTATGATGTAAAGAGTGGAAAATTTAGTGCTAATTATAAATATGATTTAGTTTATACTCATGATGATATTAAAACAGCAGACCATGTTGCTAATGAGTGGTTTGAAGATATAAAAAGTAATACCCTTTAATAGTTGATGCTTGCTACTAAATTATAGTTATATAGCTATTAAGGTAAAAAAAATAATTTAAAGGTGACTTATTTTTTGAAAGTACTTGATTGGAAATTAGAAATCAAGTACTTTTTTGCATGTAATATTATTGTCTACTTGTGGTGCATAGCAAATTGTAACACCGCTAATTGGTTAGAGTATGTAGGAATTATACCTAAGTATTAAAGGGAGGACAGTCTATGACAAAACAAGAGTTCTTAAAAAGATATAAGGAAGAGAAACTAACTATTGGTGATGAATACCTGATGGTCCTAGATTCAATAACAGATGAACCGCTTGTATTAGGATGTATATATGATCAAGACAAATGGAAAATCTTCGAAACAAGAGAGCGAGGTGGCCACTTTATAATTAAA
This genomic interval carries:
- a CDS encoding immunity protein YezG family protein, producing the protein MKEFEDEFSELQADMISICMEYVEDKADKVYVYGSSEEGIISANFLYLINNSYVEPHKLNEAVKDGTGEYDVSPKRQSMVLRIICEDIQKVKLLCKEYERDMPTEMKLIYDVKSGKFSANYKYDLVYTHDDIKTADHVANEWFEDIKSNTL